One window of Nocardia sp. NBC_00508 genomic DNA carries:
- the eccA gene encoding type VII secretion AAA-ATPase EccA — MTGNRQAQRAFDAGVLSLGLSIDGQESTRDLDYAKLAFTRATEWDPGMCDAWLGRAAAGEVTREVLFNLYKTSSTTLFREQRRLGLRPRELAGRFVVAQYIDYPLASYTEIWLAQAAQLIGDADHDEAERVLDELAAHRKTQLSQPDKEIDDRICAYVRAVLHYQTQRWPDVMTVLAGSAEWEDPYMAAAAHVMVGTACAQLGLFGEAIRRMEQAEQGPIPAAATTARFCRGLCLRETGNEVEAQALFEKVFSEAPDFEANTQAMRDRKYRITVTTKEQIDARTNRWDPASAPSAEQIGREERDDKAKQILEAARAELDAQIGLAAVKTQVAKLQATAQLAKIRAKKGMASVPRGQHLAFTGPPGTGKTTIARVVAKIYCGLGLLKTDSLVEAKRADFVGQHLGSTAIKTSKLIDSAMDGVLFIDEAYTLIQTGLQGGDAFGREAVDTLLARMEDDRDRLVVIIAGYDGEIDRLLAANDGLASRFAKRVKFDSYTPQELGEIGQFIAGKRDSEVSDEALALLVAACTGLYEKESTDQSGQPRRAIDLAGNGRFIRNVIEAAEEEREFRLANDETLDLADLDEAVLMRIEADDMRNALTNVLATLSGV, encoded by the coding sequence ATGACCGGCAACCGCCAAGCACAACGCGCCTTCGACGCCGGCGTCTTGTCATTGGGCCTCAGTATCGACGGGCAGGAATCCACCCGTGATCTGGATTACGCGAAGCTTGCGTTCACCAGGGCGACCGAATGGGATCCCGGTATGTGCGACGCGTGGCTCGGCCGCGCCGCCGCTGGCGAGGTCACCCGGGAAGTTCTGTTCAATCTCTATAAGACCAGCTCGACCACGCTCTTTCGGGAACAGCGCAGGCTCGGCCTCCGGCCGAGGGAACTCGCGGGCCGATTCGTCGTCGCCCAGTACATCGACTACCCGCTGGCCAGCTACACCGAGATCTGGCTCGCCCAGGCCGCGCAGCTGATCGGCGACGCCGACCACGACGAGGCCGAACGGGTACTCGACGAGCTGGCCGCGCATCGCAAAACCCAGCTTTCCCAGCCCGATAAGGAGATCGACGACCGCATCTGCGCCTATGTGCGCGCGGTGCTCCATTACCAGACCCAGCGCTGGCCCGACGTGATGACCGTACTGGCCGGTTCCGCGGAGTGGGAAGACCCGTACATGGCCGCCGCCGCGCACGTCATGGTCGGCACCGCGTGCGCCCAGCTCGGGCTCTTCGGCGAAGCGATCCGCCGGATGGAACAGGCCGAGCAGGGACCGATACCCGCGGCGGCGACCACCGCCCGTTTCTGCCGCGGGCTGTGTCTGCGGGAAACCGGCAACGAGGTCGAGGCGCAGGCACTGTTCGAGAAAGTGTTCTCCGAGGCGCCGGATTTCGAGGCCAACACCCAGGCGATGCGAGACCGCAAATACCGCATCACCGTGACCACGAAAGAACAGATCGACGCGCGCACCAACCGCTGGGATCCGGCCTCGGCGCCCTCGGCGGAACAGATCGGACGCGAGGAACGCGACGACAAGGCCAAGCAGATCCTCGAGGCGGCGCGCGCCGAACTCGACGCGCAGATCGGCTTGGCCGCGGTGAAGACCCAGGTAGCCAAGCTGCAAGCCACCGCGCAACTGGCCAAGATCCGGGCCAAGAAGGGCATGGCCAGCGTGCCGCGCGGCCAGCACCTGGCCTTCACCGGGCCGCCCGGCACCGGCAAGACCACCATCGCCAGGGTGGTCGCCAAGATCTATTGCGGGCTCGGACTGTTGAAGACGGACAGTCTCGTCGAGGCCAAGCGCGCGGATTTCGTCGGACAGCACCTGGGCAGCACCGCGATCAAGACCTCCAAGCTGATCGACAGCGCCATGGACGGCGTGCTGTTCATCGATGAGGCGTACACGCTCATCCAGACCGGCCTGCAGGGTGGCGACGCGTTCGGCCGCGAAGCGGTGGACACGCTGCTGGCCAGGATGGAAGACGATCGCGACCGGCTCGTGGTGATCATCGCGGGTTACGACGGCGAGATCGATCGCCTGCTCGCTGCCAACGACGGCCTGGCCTCCCGCTTCGCCAAGCGGGTGAAATTCGACTCCTACACCCCGCAGGAACTCGGCGAGATCGGCCAGTTCATCGCGGGGAAGCGGGATTCGGAGGTCTCCGACGAGGCGCTGGCGCTGCTCGTCGCCGCCTGCACCGGGCTGTACGAGAAGGAGAGCACCGACCAGAGTGGTCAGCCGCGCCGCGCCATCGACCTCGCGGGCAACGGCCGCTTCATCAGGAACGTGATCGAGGCCGCCGAGGAGGAACGCGAATTCCGGCTGGCCAATGACGAAACCCTGGACCTGGCCGACCTGGACGAGGCGGTGCTCATGCGCATCGAGGCCGACGACATGCGCAATGCCCTCACGAATGTCCTCGCCACGCTGAGCGGTGTTTGA
- the eccB gene encoding type VII secretion protein EccB, producing the protein MPAQLTTRAQVNGYRFLLRRYEHALVRRDVRMLHDPMRSQSRSLVVGAVLGLLVVAGAAILAFLRPQGSVDDAKIVMAKESGALYAVVGDTLHPVLNLASARLITQSSESPTSVKESKLAALSRGALLGIPGAPASLPGSSAGKRSIWTLCDAVQLSSAGSAARSPGVNTTVIAGGLATDADGGALPLGADAALLVVREGKTFLLFDGKRAEVDPKDSVMAQSLNLRTYQPRPISTGLLNAATQVAALAPPQIERVGEPGPGKLSGVPVGGVVRVRGVVADDLYVVLADGVQRVSPFAAQVIRNANSQGMSEITTVPPDRLTGVPVLDRLPLDHFPRETPKIMAAEDAPVGCTSWSREADDPAATVTILAGRKVPLPSSSTPVELATADGTGERVDRAYIPPGTGEYVQVTGIDPDSARRGTLFYVGDNGIRYGIPDAETAAVLGLESKPRLAPWPIVGQLVPGPTLTPRDALVSHDTLPSGR; encoded by the coding sequence GTGCCGGCCCAGTTGACCACGCGTGCTCAAGTCAACGGCTACCGATTCCTGCTACGCCGTTACGAGCACGCGCTCGTGCGCAGGGACGTGCGGATGCTGCACGACCCGATGCGCTCGCAGTCCCGGTCCCTCGTCGTCGGTGCGGTGCTCGGCCTGCTGGTGGTGGCGGGCGCCGCGATTCTGGCGTTCCTGCGACCGCAGGGCTCGGTCGACGACGCGAAGATCGTGATGGCCAAGGAGAGCGGCGCGCTCTATGCCGTCGTCGGCGACACCCTGCATCCGGTGCTGAATCTGGCCTCGGCGCGGCTGATCACCCAGAGCAGCGAATCACCCACCTCGGTCAAAGAATCCAAGCTCGCCGCGCTGTCCCGCGGTGCGCTGCTCGGCATCCCCGGCGCACCCGCCTCGCTGCCCGGCTCGTCGGCGGGGAAGCGGTCGATCTGGACCCTGTGCGACGCGGTGCAGTTGTCCTCCGCGGGGAGCGCGGCGCGGTCGCCCGGCGTGAACACCACGGTGATCGCGGGTGGTCTGGCGACCGACGCGGACGGCGGCGCCCTGCCGCTCGGCGCCGACGCGGCGCTGTTGGTGGTCCGGGAGGGCAAGACCTTCCTGCTGTTCGACGGCAAGCGCGCGGAGGTCGATCCGAAGGACTCCGTGATGGCCCAGTCGCTGAACCTGCGCACCTACCAGCCGCGGCCGATCAGCACCGGGTTGTTGAACGCCGCGACCCAGGTCGCCGCCTTGGCGCCGCCCCAGATCGAGCGGGTCGGCGAGCCAGGACCCGGCAAGCTGTCCGGCGTGCCGGTCGGCGGCGTGGTGCGGGTGCGCGGCGTGGTCGCCGACGACCTCTACGTGGTGCTCGCCGATGGTGTGCAGCGGGTGTCGCCGTTCGCCGCGCAGGTCATCCGGAACGCGAATTCCCAAGGTATGAGCGAGATCACCACGGTGCCCCCGGACCGCCTCACCGGCGTCCCGGTACTCGACCGGCTCCCGCTCGACCACTTCCCGCGGGAGACGCCGAAAATCATGGCCGCCGAGGACGCGCCGGTCGGCTGCACATCCTGGTCGAGGGAAGCGGACGATCCGGCGGCGACGGTGACCATCCTGGCCGGTCGCAAAGTGCCGCTGCCCTCCTCGTCCACGCCGGTCGAGCTGGCCACCGCCGACGGTACGGGCGAGCGTGTGGACAGGGCCTACATTCCGCCGGGCACCGGCGAATACGTTCAGGTCACCGGCATCGATCCGGACAGCGCTCGGCGCGGCACATTGTTCTACGTGGGCGACAACGGCATTCGCTACGGCATCCCCGACGCGGAGACCGCGGCGGTGCTAGGCCTGGAATCGAAGCCACGGCTGGCTCCGTGGCCGATCGTCGGCCAATTGGTGCCCGGCCCGACTCTCACGCCCCGCGACGCGCTCGTCAGCCACGACACACTGCCGTCCGGACGGTAG
- the eccE gene encoding type VII secretion protein EccE: protein MASTTADRATQVSAPPLHSRQFWLFRTLPLRLVLPVLLLAIVVALIAVAFDAPTYAAVAGGALIVLLGLVRRRGTCLAAFLAEEFTFRWHAFRHRSAAVNHAPFDVPLPDGGSYGMRWDGTRLITVLRIDAQPRGVTLLSPSGLNTGEMVPLPEIARCLHQFDIGLASIDVISTGSRTSDAGQVARLYEQILGPLPAVAHRTVWVVLRLDPLANAPAVDRRGGGSTGTLRSAIVATRRVANRLAARDLTVSVLSAAEITSAVHELTRGAALDRLTETQHGVEHDGIHSAVYRMAPEALGPRGLAEVWATPSLATTVTLRLRQATGTTTRPHDAGPATIAVTATVRFDSRVRPLDVHIPGLLPMSGKHRRALLQYLPVDTQGPQLPIDSYLGTPESLADLFTPITGCGQVIGADSSGQGVALPLVGQYVRRVEIIGALLIAKQVILRAIALGATVVVHTNRHDAWRSMVAYVDAPHSLSLASWSAGSQQASLHRSATVFVYDGIPPSTHHSDATVVALRSETDGAEPFDADVTLIEDPETANLVTVRTATGTATVYMVATPAEMNYLGTPIALSY from the coding sequence ATGGCGTCAACGACGGCCGACCGGGCCACACAGGTTTCAGCTCCGCCGCTGCACTCCCGACAATTCTGGTTGTTCCGGACTCTCCCGCTTCGCCTGGTACTCCCAGTATTGCTGCTGGCCATCGTCGTTGCGCTGATCGCGGTGGCGTTCGACGCGCCGACCTATGCCGCGGTCGCGGGCGGCGCGCTGATCGTGCTGCTCGGGCTGGTGCGCCGGCGCGGAACCTGCCTGGCCGCGTTTCTCGCCGAAGAATTCACTTTCCGGTGGCACGCGTTTCGCCACCGTTCGGCCGCGGTCAACCACGCGCCGTTCGACGTGCCGCTGCCCGACGGCGGCAGCTACGGCATGCGCTGGGACGGCACCCGGCTGATCACCGTACTGCGGATCGACGCGCAGCCGCGCGGCGTCACCCTGCTCAGTCCGAGCGGGCTGAACACCGGCGAGATGGTTCCGCTGCCCGAAATCGCCCGCTGCCTGCACCAATTCGATATCGGGCTGGCCTCGATCGACGTGATCAGCACCGGATCCCGCACCTCCGACGCGGGCCAGGTGGCCCGGCTCTACGAGCAGATCCTCGGGCCGCTGCCCGCGGTCGCGCACCGCACGGTGTGGGTCGTGCTCCGCTTGGATCCGCTGGCCAACGCTCCCGCGGTGGACCGGCGCGGCGGCGGCTCCACCGGAACCCTGCGCTCGGCGATCGTGGCCACCCGCCGGGTGGCCAACCGGCTGGCCGCCCGCGACCTCACCGTGTCGGTTTTGTCGGCCGCCGAAATCACCTCCGCGGTGCACGAATTGACCCGTGGCGCTGCTCTCGACCGGCTCACCGAGACCCAGCACGGCGTCGAGCACGACGGCATCCACTCGGCCGTCTATCGGATGGCGCCGGAGGCCCTCGGTCCACGCGGGCTCGCCGAGGTCTGGGCGACACCGAGTCTGGCGACCACCGTGACTTTGCGCTTGCGGCAGGCGACCGGGACGACCACGCGGCCGCACGACGCCGGGCCCGCCACCATCGCGGTGACCGCGACCGTTCGCTTCGATTCGCGTGTCCGGCCACTCGACGTGCATATCCCTGGGCTGCTGCCCATGTCGGGCAAACACCGCCGGGCGTTGTTGCAATACCTGCCGGTCGACACCCAGGGTCCGCAGCTGCCGATCGACAGCTACCTGGGCACGCCGGAATCCCTGGCCGATCTGTTCACCCCGATCACCGGATGCGGCCAGGTGATCGGCGCCGACTCCTCCGGCCAGGGTGTGGCGCTGCCGCTGGTCGGGCAGTACGTGCGCCGGGTCGAGATCATCGGGGCGCTGCTCATCGCCAAACAGGTGATCCTGCGGGCGATCGCGTTGGGCGCCACCGTGGTCGTGCACACCAATCGGCACGACGCGTGGCGCTCGATGGTGGCGTACGTCGACGCGCCGCACTCGCTGTCGCTCGCATCGTGGTCGGCCGGGTCGCAGCAGGCGAGCCTACATCGGTCGGCAACGGTATTCGTCTACGACGGCATTCCGCCGTCCACGCACCATTCCGACGCGACGGTCGTCGCGCTGCGTTCGGAGACGGACGGCGCCGAACCATTCGACGCCGACGTCACCCTGATCGAGGATCCCGAGACGGCGAACCTCGTCACCGTACGAACCGCGACCGGAACCGCCACCGTCTATATGGTCGCCACCCCGGCAGAGATGAACTACCTCGGCACGCCGATCGCGCTGTCGTACTGA
- a CDS encoding WXG100 family type VII secretion target gives MLYDPKYLVPLMDQLDGHYRGLQTQISNLEEAAAKLINVAWEDNESAEGFRAAHTAWTTEFGDTADILERLRDAVDRALGNAQHADQKVYNSFSG, from the coding sequence ATGCTCTACGACCCCAAGTACCTGGTGCCGCTGATGGATCAGCTGGACGGACACTACCGCGGCCTGCAGACCCAGATCTCCAATCTGGAGGAGGCCGCGGCCAAGCTGATCAACGTGGCGTGGGAGGACAACGAGTCTGCCGAGGGTTTCCGCGCCGCACACACCGCGTGGACCACCGAATTCGGCGACACCGCCGACATTCTGGAGCGGCTGCGTGACGCGGTCGACCGCGCGCTCGGCAACGCTCAGCACGCCGACCAGAAGGTGTACAACAGCTTCTCCGGCTGA
- a CDS encoding WXG100 family type VII secretion target, translating to MSKVSLDDAAAAQVVNEFMTAVGQIKSTISNIGSDIEAAKPGWQGDANDACGRAAQAWQDEGARLNSKLDDMTSKIFEGSQTKNNVDAENVDSFTNLV from the coding sequence ATGTCAAAGGTAAGTCTCGACGATGCCGCGGCCGCCCAGGTCGTGAACGAGTTCATGACGGCCGTCGGTCAGATCAAGTCGACGATCAGCAACATCGGCAGCGACATCGAGGCCGCCAAGCCGGGCTGGCAGGGTGACGCCAACGACGCGTGCGGCCGGGCCGCTCAGGCATGGCAGGACGAAGGCGCCCGCCTGAACAGCAAGCTGGACGACATGACCTCGAAGATCTTCGAGGGCAGCCAGACGAAGAACAACGTCGACGCCGAGAACGTCGACTCGTTCACCAACCTGGTCTGA
- a CDS encoding ESX secretion-associated protein EspG, whose product MPTMTNDGLLAASGLVGVQTLPLVLGVGPRQDSAEAWQEAQRQALTGLRASGLVDGYDELDSELAAALHALAQPDRELVARIYTETGPVRVCLARRGSAHAVAVRTGDAFDVRTAWADDDGAALARPVLAALGSCPPAEITSFSALSEELRDRLDGATSSSDFTQAVYALGVVDQRDAIEFGLAMSSCQAHAEIVAYAHEDGATLRSSGAVAVYDTTRGRIAASPGAAADRRVWSTFTPGSDHRIAQAISALVESLPGGRWMP is encoded by the coding sequence ATGCCGACGATGACCAACGATGGACTGCTCGCGGCGTCCGGCCTGGTCGGTGTGCAGACGCTGCCGTTGGTGCTGGGCGTCGGCCCGCGGCAGGATTCGGCCGAGGCCTGGCAGGAAGCGCAGCGGCAGGCCCTCACCGGGTTGCGTGCGTCCGGGCTGGTCGACGGCTACGACGAACTCGACTCCGAACTCGCCGCCGCTCTGCACGCCTTGGCCCAGCCCGATCGTGAACTGGTAGCCCGCATTTACACCGAAACCGGTCCGGTGCGCGTCTGTTTGGCGCGCCGGGGCAGCGCGCACGCGGTGGCTGTCCGCACCGGCGACGCCTTCGACGTACGCACGGCCTGGGCCGACGACGACGGCGCGGCGCTCGCCCGCCCGGTGCTCGCCGCGCTCGGCAGCTGCCCGCCCGCCGAGATCACCAGCTTCAGCGCGCTGTCCGAGGAATTGCGCGACCGCCTCGACGGCGCGACCTCGTCCAGCGATTTCACCCAGGCGGTGTACGCGCTCGGCGTGGTCGACCAGCGCGACGCGATCGAATTCGGTCTCGCCATGTCCAGCTGCCAGGCGCACGCCGAAATCGTCGCCTACGCCCACGAGGACGGGGCGACTCTTCGATCGTCCGGGGCAGTGGCCGTGTACGACACCACGCGGGGTCGTATCGCGGCCAGCCCCGGCGCCGCCGCGGACCGTCGGGTCTGGTCCACCTTCACCCCGGGCTCCGATCACCGGATCGCGCAGGCGATTTCGGCCCTGGTCGAATCCCTGCCCGGAGGAAGGTGGATGCCCTAG
- a CDS encoding PPE domain-containing protein, with protein MVEPPVIGFTGVVWQARPTEQLARDLTTGPGAAPMADASTAWAKLAASFGAAVVEYDQIVAKIRESWRSGESEAVLERITKLRDWLVDAAAAAGQNAAKAGAQAVAHEVARLAMPHVVEIAALEAAKRGIEQAGAALGAPLVAAAAQVDSEQDLAKANAARVMQSYEAAATPLATPWEQQHPPVIASAAALEAEAGGNQATTAAVAAAGFPRIGGMPNRVGLSMPRAKTAYHAQTVSQSVAAPEVVPVEPTPVVTDNAASRMVPGAMAPGMAAGDTERAARAGAPAAPRPGEGLQIETGVEAAPPVLGAAPEQAARPESAHTEAAP; from the coding sequence ATGGTCGAACCACCGGTAATCGGATTCACCGGTGTGGTCTGGCAGGCCAGGCCAACCGAACAATTGGCGCGGGATCTGACCACAGGACCCGGTGCCGCGCCGATGGCCGACGCGAGCACGGCATGGGCGAAGCTCGCCGCGAGTTTCGGCGCGGCCGTCGTGGAATACGACCAGATCGTGGCGAAGATCCGTGAGTCGTGGCGGTCCGGCGAAAGCGAAGCCGTGCTGGAGCGCATCACCAAGCTGCGTGACTGGCTGGTCGACGCCGCCGCGGCGGCCGGCCAGAACGCCGCGAAGGCGGGTGCGCAGGCGGTCGCCCACGAGGTGGCGCGCCTTGCCATGCCGCACGTCGTCGAGATCGCCGCACTGGAAGCGGCGAAGCGCGGGATCGAGCAGGCGGGTGCCGCCCTGGGCGCACCGCTGGTGGCGGCCGCGGCTCAGGTCGATTCCGAACAGGACCTGGCGAAGGCGAACGCGGCTCGGGTGATGCAGAGCTATGAGGCGGCCGCCACACCGCTGGCCACGCCATGGGAACAGCAGCACCCGCCGGTCATCGCGAGCGCCGCGGCGCTGGAGGCCGAGGCAGGCGGGAACCAGGCCACCACCGCTGCGGTAGCCGCTGCGGGCTTCCCTCGCATCGGCGGCATGCCGAACCGGGTCGGGCTGTCCATGCCGCGCGCGAAGACCGCTTACCACGCTCAGACGGTGTCGCAATCAGTGGCCGCGCCGGAAGTTGTTCCGGTGGAGCCGACTCCGGTCGTCACCGACAACGCGGCGAGCCGGATGGTGCCCGGTGCGATGGCTCCCGGCATGGCCGCGGGCGACACCGAACGTGCCGCCCGCGCGGGAGCGCCCGCGGCACCGCGTCCCGGCGAGGGCCTGCAGATCGAGACGGGTGTCGAAGCGGCGCCGCCGGTGCTGGGCGCAGCACCCGAACAAGCCGCGCGGCCGGAGTCGGCACATACCGAGGCGGCACCGTGA
- a CDS encoding PE family protein: protein MEFDPTLARKSAADLDALAARLESDLRLSMPALAVEPAGSDEVSGRAAETLRGVASSYDEAASDGVLEIRKLAAALRSHTDVLVRMDDDNAAGFGAN from the coding sequence ATGGAATTCGATCCGACCCTGGCCCGCAAGTCCGCCGCAGACCTGGACGCGCTCGCCGCGCGTCTGGAAAGCGATCTGCGGCTGAGCATGCCCGCGCTGGCCGTCGAGCCCGCGGGCTCGGACGAAGTGTCCGGTCGCGCGGCGGAGACGTTGCGCGGTGTCGCGTCCTCCTATGACGAGGCCGCGTCCGACGGAGTGCTGGAGATTCGAAAACTGGCCGCGGCGTTGCGTTCCCACACCGATGTGCTGGTGCGGATGGACGACGACAATGCCGCCGGCTTCGGAGCGAACTGA